The following are from one region of the Candidatus Protochlamydia phocaeensis genome:
- a CDS encoding O-methyltransferase translates to MNESLPPTHEIKDYLDRRFGQEDEFLHAIRTHSLEKGLPEIQIPIYLGRFLYLMAKIQAAERILEIGVLGGYSTVCLARALPPQGKLLSLEINPFYAQIAQDHLVQAGLAHCVEIRLGHAVDQLAQLAAENLSAFDLIFIDADKENNALYLDWALHVSRPGSLILIDNLIPKGPKVGYPSHQEAEVIYAFNDYLARHPRLESVVIPTLVGPSGRLDGLAVVRVI, encoded by the coding sequence ATGAACGAGTCTCTTCCTCCTACCCATGAAATCAAAGATTATCTGGACCGACGCTTTGGGCAAGAAGATGAATTTTTGCACGCTATCCGCACGCATTCCCTAGAAAAAGGGCTTCCTGAAATTCAAATTCCCATTTATTTAGGCAGATTCCTCTACTTGATGGCCAAGATCCAAGCGGCAGAACGCATTTTGGAAATTGGCGTTCTTGGCGGCTATAGCACCGTTTGCCTAGCCCGGGCGCTGCCTCCCCAAGGGAAATTATTGTCTTTGGAGATCAATCCCTTCTATGCACAAATAGCCCAAGATCATCTTGTCCAAGCCGGCCTTGCTCACTGCGTAGAAATCAGGCTAGGACATGCGGTCGACCAGCTCGCCCAGCTGGCAGCTGAGAATCTTTCCGCTTTCGACTTAATCTTCATAGATGCAGATAAGGAAAATAATGCCTTATACTTGGATTGGGCCTTGCATGTTTCACGGCCAGGCTCTCTTATCTTAATCGATAATCTGATTCCTAAAGGACCCAAGGTCGGTTATCCTAGCCATCAAGAGGCTGAGGTCATTTACGCGTTCAATGATTATTTGGCGCGTCATCCTCGCTTGGAATCAGTCGTCATTCCCACGCTTGTCGGACCGAGTGGCCGCTTAGATGGTCTGGCTGTCGTTCGCGTTATTTAG
- a CDS encoding glutaminyl-peptide cyclotransferase, with amino-acid sequence MRKRSILWAGWLVLLVAWLIHISLTPLFGEKVDHLVPEVISTLPHDPSAFTQGLLIDQEDLYESTGLYGKSSLRRLNLKTGEILDQILLPEDQFGEGVTYWQGRLIQLTWKEEVSLVYQPKPLALLYQLAYEGEGWGLCTDGQSLLMTNGSSQILQRDPSTLAVQKTLNVSFKGQTISRLNDLVCVGNDIYANVWRTNYIIRIDKTSGKVTAVIDASGLLSAKERKALGKEAVLNGIAYHEATQTFFITGKYWPLIFEVRFVPVAK; translated from the coding sequence ATGAGGAAGCGGAGCATTCTATGGGCCGGGTGGTTGGTACTCCTTGTTGCCTGGTTGATACACATAAGCCTGACTCCGCTTTTCGGGGAAAAAGTTGATCATTTAGTTCCCGAAGTGATCTCTACGCTGCCTCATGATCCGTCTGCTTTTACTCAAGGGCTTCTCATTGATCAAGAGGATCTTTATGAGAGCACGGGCCTGTATGGCAAGTCTAGCCTAAGGCGCTTGAATTTAAAAACGGGAGAAATTCTCGACCAGATCCTGCTGCCGGAAGATCAATTCGGCGAAGGCGTGACTTACTGGCAGGGACGTTTGATTCAATTGACATGGAAAGAAGAAGTCTCTTTAGTTTATCAACCTAAGCCTTTAGCTCTTTTATATCAACTGGCTTATGAAGGAGAAGGATGGGGGCTGTGCACGGATGGGCAGTCGCTTTTGATGACCAACGGCTCGAGCCAAATTCTACAACGAGATCCCTCGACTTTGGCTGTGCAAAAAACGCTTAATGTCTCCTTCAAAGGGCAAACAATTTCTCGCCTAAACGATTTGGTCTGTGTGGGAAATGATATTTATGCTAATGTATGGAGAACAAATTATATTATTCGAATCGATAAAACATCCGGTAAGGTCACAGCTGTGATTGATGCATCCGGCCTCTTGTCTGCCAAAGAACGGAAAGCGTTGGGAAAGGAAGCTGTCTTAAATGGGATTGCTTATCACGAAGCTACGCAAACTTTTTTTATTACAGGCAAATATTGGCCCTTGATTTTTGAAGTCCGCTTTGTCCCCGTTGCCAAATAA
- a CDS encoding alanine--tRNA ligase-related protein: protein MTELLYLTDPYLQEGEAVLLEVALEEGGRWKVICNQTIFYPIGGGQPTDQGEFLFADGEKAFVYQVLMKEGRPVHFLQSMREPKEGERVIQRLDWTRRFKHMRIHSAGHVIDFALHQMGYCPHPLYPLKGDHGKKPSILYQGILAGDIKEELEAAANELVKRNLRFTWSFKSLENLQEEAIYLQPGLPKNKPLRALHLEGVGSVADGGTIVSRTGEIGEISIKSIEQKQGTTQIYYQIKE, encoded by the coding sequence ATGACAGAGCTTCTCTATTTAACAGATCCCTATTTGCAAGAGGGGGAAGCGGTCTTGCTGGAGGTGGCATTAGAAGAGGGAGGGCGCTGGAAGGTTATTTGCAATCAGACGATTTTTTATCCCATAGGGGGCGGACAGCCAACGGATCAGGGGGAGTTTCTTTTTGCTGATGGAGAGAAGGCGTTTGTTTACCAAGTTTTGATGAAGGAAGGGCGGCCTGTTCATTTCCTTCAATCGATGAGGGAGCCGAAAGAGGGAGAACGCGTGATCCAACGCCTGGATTGGACCAGGCGCTTTAAACACATGCGCATTCATTCAGCCGGACATGTGATTGATTTTGCTTTGCACCAAATGGGCTATTGTCCTCATCCGCTTTATCCTTTAAAAGGCGATCATGGTAAGAAGCCCTCGATTCTCTATCAGGGTATTTTAGCAGGGGATATTAAAGAAGAATTGGAAGCTGCCGCTAATGAATTGGTTAAGCGCAATTTGCGTTTTACTTGGTCCTTTAAATCTTTAGAAAACCTTCAAGAAGAGGCCATCTATCTGCAGCCGGGGCTGCCTAAAAATAAACCCTTGCGTGCTTTGCACTTGGAAGGCGTAGGAAGCGTTGCAGATGGAGGAACAATTGTTTCGCGAACGGGGGAAATTGGAGAAATAAGCATTAAATCTATTGAACAAAAACAAGGGACTACGCAAATTTATTATCAGATTAAAGAATAG
- a CDS encoding iron dependent repressor, metal binding and dimerization domain protein, with product MTSETVSGSQRAAHFKETRLQRLTEVVEDYTELIGDLIQAKGHARVCDIAREMGISHVSVVKTLKKLMRDGYILKEEHHIYLTPKGQEMAAFSKRKHLILFEFLIKLGVPESIAAIDVEGIEHHISATTLSAIEAHLQTLQ from the coding sequence ATGACTTCGGAAACAGTCTCCGGCAGCCAAAGAGCGGCGCATTTTAAAGAAACAAGACTCCAGCGTTTAACCGAGGTAGTAGAAGACTATACGGAATTAATTGGAGATTTGATTCAGGCAAAAGGCCATGCGCGCGTATGCGATATTGCTAGAGAAATGGGTATTTCGCATGTCAGTGTCGTGAAAACGCTTAAAAAGCTCATGCGGGACGGGTATATCCTTAAAGAGGAGCATCATATTTATTTAACGCCTAAAGGACAAGAAATGGCCGCTTTTTCAAAAAGGAAGCATCTCATCCTTTTTGAGTTTTTAATCAAATTAGGCGTACCGGAAAGCATTGCGGCAATAGATGTGGAAGGAATCGAGCATCACATCAGTGCGACAACCTTGAGCGCAATCGAGGCTCATCTGCAGACCTTGCAATAA
- a CDS encoding nucleoside deaminase encodes MSHYMDLAVKSAHQGIEKDEGGPFGACIVDKTGNILAITHNTVLKDHDPTCHAEMNCIREASRKLGTHILSDCVLYTTAEPCPMCLAAIYWARIKKVYVGVKRDCAADYGFDDAFFYEQLQLPMNERDVKVEFESESSRPCEEVFAKWRQLQRRLY; translated from the coding sequence ATGTCCCACTATATGGATTTAGCAGTCAAGAGCGCCCACCAAGGAATAGAGAAAGATGAGGGAGGCCCATTCGGCGCTTGCATCGTTGACAAGACAGGAAACATCCTGGCAATTACGCATAATACCGTTTTGAAGGATCACGATCCGACTTGCCATGCGGAAATGAATTGCATTCGCGAAGCGAGCCGTAAATTGGGCACCCATATTTTATCTGACTGCGTGCTTTATACAACGGCAGAGCCTTGCCCTATGTGCTTGGCTGCTATCTATTGGGCCCGCATCAAAAAAGTCTATGTCGGAGTGAAGCGGGATTGTGCAGCGGATTATGGTTTTGACGACGCCTTTTTTTACGAACAGCTGCAGCTTCCAATGAATGAGCGGGATGTTAAAGTTGAATTTGAATCTGAGTCTTCGAGACCATGCGAAGAAGTGTTTGCTAAGTGGCGCCAGCTCCAACGTCGCTTATATTAA
- a CDS encoding type III polyketide synthase: MKAWILGLATTVPPYQYSQEEAAEKFIHILSPPEDKEQFIRKMYQNSAIQTRHSVVNDFKKEREGWHFWGSDYPKNAPGMSERNEMYKKEAPKLACEAAKKALQSWGGDPSLITHVISVSCTGVVAPGIEFDLIRLVGLKPTVNRLGINFMGCFGAFKGLSVAQAFAKENPAHRILVVCTELCSLHLQSDLDLETLTANALFADGAAAAVIGIHPHPQETPLWEIVNTHSMGLEKSLDKMSWEASDQGFLIRLSHTVPVLIGKSIKAFVQELLPSDLNYYTCDWAIHPGGKSILQAVEKAMQLNEDQTRASWEILADYGNMSSATFLFILERLIAQPKQKPWSVGLAFGPGLSIEGMLLRRPIERE, translated from the coding sequence ATGAAAGCTTGGATTTTAGGGTTAGCCACCACAGTTCCTCCTTATCAGTACAGTCAAGAAGAGGCAGCGGAGAAATTTATCCACATTCTTTCCCCTCCAGAAGACAAGGAACAATTTATCAGAAAGATGTATCAAAACTCGGCCATTCAGACGCGCCATTCTGTCGTCAATGATTTTAAAAAGGAAAGGGAGGGGTGGCATTTCTGGGGAAGCGATTATCCTAAAAATGCGCCCGGCATGTCGGAGCGCAACGAGATGTATAAAAAAGAGGCGCCTAAGCTCGCTTGCGAAGCCGCTAAAAAAGCGTTGCAAAGCTGGGGCGGCGATCCCTCCCTTATCACGCATGTCATTTCCGTCTCTTGCACGGGCGTTGTTGCTCCGGGAATTGAATTCGACTTAATCCGCTTAGTAGGCTTAAAGCCTACAGTCAATCGATTGGGAATCAATTTCATGGGATGCTTTGGAGCCTTCAAAGGGCTATCCGTCGCCCAGGCCTTTGCCAAGGAAAATCCGGCCCATCGCATCCTTGTTGTCTGCACGGAGCTCTGTTCCCTTCATTTGCAATCTGATCTTGACTTGGAAACATTGACCGCCAATGCCTTATTTGCCGATGGAGCGGCAGCGGCCGTCATTGGAATCCATCCCCATCCACAAGAGACGCCTTTATGGGAAATCGTCAATACGCACTCAATGGGACTGGAAAAATCTTTAGACAAGATGTCTTGGGAAGCAAGCGACCAAGGATTCCTCATCCGCCTATCCCATACAGTTCCCGTCTTAATCGGCAAATCGATTAAGGCTTTTGTTCAGGAGCTTCTTCCTTCCGATCTTAATTATTATACCTGCGACTGGGCCATCCATCCTGGAGGAAAATCCATTTTACAAGCCGTTGAGAAAGCTATGCAGCTTAATGAGGATCAAACGCGCGCATCGTGGGAGATATTGGCCGATTACGGGAACATGTCAAGCGCAACTTTTCTATTCATCTTGGAGCGCTTGATTGCGCAGCCAAAACAGAAGCCTTGGTCGGTTGGCTTGGCTTTTGGCCCGGGCTTGTCCATTGAAGGCATGCTCTTGCGTCGGCCGATTGAGCGAGAATAA
- a CDS encoding methyltransferase domain-containing protein, with product MMKHRLNQPEWIDLGPAYYTPSQYRDCLYQLDRVGRWLGGDRATYWAFDRLSSPRSILDVGCGGGLFTMRLAERYPHAQVAGIDLSQEAIDFAQEHLVSRHPPLSNLSFQVPPSPHLDYSPGAFDIITATLVCHHLSDSELIDFLKQAFRIAKQAIILNDLHRHPLAWLGFSAIMPFLFPNRLVWHDGLLSIQRAFKRKDWLFYLQAAGIPLERCSINWHWAFRWMIIIDTANLPLKERALDKI from the coding sequence ATGATGAAGCACAGGCTGAATCAGCCGGAATGGATCGACTTGGGTCCCGCTTACTATACGCCCTCCCAATACCGCGATTGCCTCTATCAGCTCGATCGTGTCGGACGTTGGTTGGGAGGGGACCGCGCCACTTATTGGGCCTTCGACAGACTTTCTTCTCCCCGCTCAATTTTGGATGTGGGGTGCGGAGGGGGCCTATTTACCATGCGCCTAGCCGAACGCTATCCACATGCACAGGTGGCCGGCATCGACCTTTCGCAAGAGGCTATAGATTTCGCTCAAGAGCACTTAGTCTCCAGGCATCCCCCTTTATCTAATCTTTCTTTTCAGGTTCCACCTTCTCCTCATTTGGACTATTCCCCTGGCGCATTTGATATCATTACCGCAACGCTTGTCTGCCATCACTTGTCGGACAGCGAGCTGATTGATTTTCTCAAGCAAGCATTCCGTATTGCCAAACAAGCCATCATTTTGAACGACCTTCACCGCCATCCTTTGGCTTGGCTAGGATTTTCCGCCATCATGCCTTTTCTATTTCCCAATCGGCTTGTGTGGCATGACGGGCTTCTTTCCATCCAACGCGCCTTTAAGCGCAAAGACTGGCTATTTTATCTTCAGGCAGCAGGAATTCCGCTTGAGCGTTGCTCCATTAACTGGCATTGGGCATTTCGTTGGATGATTATCATAGACACAGCCAACTTGCCCCTTAAAGAGAGAGCGCTCGACAAGATATGA
- a CDS encoding NAD(P)/FAD-dependent oxidoreductase, whose product MKTTFTILGGGVAGLCAAIRLAELGADPLLIEAGIYPSHKVCGEFLSPSCLPLLERWQISPILLSHACFRTPSRSFTFSFPSPAGSLSHWQLDPALAAHAQKLGVQLLTSTKVEALTPASGASHLHELTLESGQIIRTAHLLIATGRLPGFSPLPSFRYMGLKAHFKGLPIENALEMFAFPGAYLGISPIENGHFNIACLARLEHFQQAESSDTFIHSLRLLHPVLDDYLSKGENLFSGWMQAPIPELGMKAVPNWPNAYFIGDAAGTIPPACGNGLAMAIASGCLAAEYALRGDEKGFKHAWKKRYQLPIRLGKYLHQLMMHPAYGNFALQLSQFFPSLANAFFNFTR is encoded by the coding sequence ATGAAAACAACGTTTACCATTTTAGGGGGAGGCGTGGCTGGACTTTGCGCAGCCATCCGCCTAGCCGAGCTAGGCGCTGATCCTTTGCTCATAGAAGCCGGGATCTATCCATCCCATAAAGTATGCGGTGAATTTCTTTCTCCTAGCTGTCTGCCTCTATTAGAGCGTTGGCAGATTTCCCCCATCCTACTTTCCCATGCGTGTTTTCGCACACCATCCCGCTCCTTCACTTTTTCTTTTCCCTCGCCGGCCGGCAGTTTATCCCATTGGCAGCTGGATCCGGCTTTGGCCGCTCATGCACAAAAACTTGGCGTTCAGCTATTGACGTCCACTAAAGTAGAAGCCTTGACCCCTGCTTCCGGCGCTTCCCATTTGCACGAATTAACGCTAGAATCCGGACAAATTATCCGGACGGCTCATTTGCTAATCGCAACAGGCCGCCTGCCGGGTTTCAGTCCGCTCCCTTCTTTTCGCTATATGGGGCTTAAAGCCCATTTTAAGGGCTTACCTATTGAGAATGCATTGGAAATGTTTGCTTTTCCTGGCGCTTATCTCGGCATTTCGCCTATTGAAAATGGCCATTTTAATATTGCTTGCTTAGCCCGCCTTGAACACTTTCAGCAAGCAGAATCTTCAGACACTTTCATCCACTCTTTGCGCCTTCTTCATCCCGTTCTAGACGATTATCTTTCCAAAGGAGAAAACCTATTTTCAGGTTGGATGCAAGCCCCCATTCCAGAGCTTGGCATGAAAGCTGTTCCCAACTGGCCCAATGCTTATTTTATCGGAGATGCGGCAGGGACTATTCCGCCAGCTTGCGGAAATGGCTTGGCAATGGCCATCGCTAGCGGCTGTTTAGCGGCCGAGTATGCTTTAAGAGGAGATGAAAAAGGTTTTAAGCATGCTTGGAAGAAGCGTTATCAACTACCCATCCGCCTTGGTAAATATTTGCATCAGCTTATGATGCATCCTGCGTATGGCAATTTTGCCTTGCAGTTAAGTCAATTTTTTCCTTCCCTGGCCAATGCATTTTTTAACTTTACACGCTAA
- a CDS encoding glycosyl hydrolase, whose amino-acid sequence MTWRDYLTQHSTSWGIVGTALSSMFLFATAHAAFIPIGAGGYTTDLPAGRQVPSDSNNNPATPKTVSNFPLAPTTNDWWSSLIWRFNPSNAWSDNMFAHPLSFKAQAAGLEVGYPTNHFVTPYNPIPDGTKAQEYHFPHTADLVLSLVGLSSPDTKVSNYTDWTVTANWAANGQSMQATFGEGLPFVYVTKTGGNAQINLSSSPSIWYNNNGVVGVTVNGHQYGIFAPSGSSWTVSGNTLQSNLNGKNYYSVAVLPDKQASTLEFFRQHAYAFVTNTQVSWNYDQAQALMKATYAVQTTLQETGPNNSNVNRPLIALRRHHWLHSSDPVTAYTYTSPHGLMKVVDAAQFTTSIPFAGVLPFLPNVAKDGVDSYSTNQLYGYIDAIFKQSPQDRWNGTNAGTDTYWMGKALARIAHLIPIADQVQHTAARDLFLAEVKTRLEAWLSGKTGQLFYYNQTWHTLIGYPASYGSDTQLNDHHFHYGYFIMAAAIVANYDPAWAQVGQWGGMVEMLIKDVANWNRNDQTFPFLRYFDIYAGHSWAAGPAAFASDNNEESSSEEINFISALILWGSILGDQTIRDLGIYLYTTATTAIPQYWFDVDNQVFPSDFIPITLGMVWSDGGAYATWFGGPAQAFHGINFLPIQPGMLYLGQYPDYMKANQTFMLNNGGSAHLDYWRDIHMSIEALYDPATAINQFNQNVNYGPEAGDSKAHTYHWLHNIDQLGRVDTSVTANIPTYAVFNKNGVRNHVAYNPNNAAVTVTFSDGVQLNVPAHAIAASNQTPTPPPQHQFTDQLADGGEVTFSFKPNWPTQYVKLNYAINNGTANTANMVNQNGIWQYTVVGLNNGDTVNYYYTYEDNGKAANSQPSQHVYKCGDSPNPPPPNPNVIDSTNDFTATVVPGTNSLQISFQSKVQSHFVDLHYIVNNGAPMNVRMQNNNNTWTYTITPLTDGATITLMFTYDNINYSATNTKWYNYLFHPATAAKLIADNAEAEETHIPTEKFYFQKGLDLLDDQFAKFWFIPSQETQAVHVHYQLEDGTLCHGRMNPCGEQWEFVRPIAAESVVDYSFSYEKKGLMHEAPSSATLD is encoded by the coding sequence ATGACATGGAGAGACTATTTAACCCAACACTCCACAAGCTGGGGAATAGTAGGCACTGCGCTTAGTTCAATGTTTTTATTTGCAACAGCTCATGCCGCCTTTATTCCCATCGGGGCCGGAGGGTATACAACAGACCTTCCTGCCGGTAGGCAAGTTCCCTCAGACAGCAATAACAATCCTGCAACACCAAAAACAGTGTCCAATTTTCCGCTAGCTCCTACGACTAATGATTGGTGGAGTTCTCTCATTTGGCGATTCAATCCATCAAATGCCTGGTCGGATAACATGTTCGCCCATCCACTTTCTTTTAAGGCCCAAGCAGCAGGATTAGAAGTGGGATATCCGACAAATCATTTTGTCACTCCTTATAACCCGATTCCTGATGGAACTAAAGCGCAGGAATATCATTTTCCGCATACAGCGGATCTTGTCTTAAGCTTAGTTGGATTAAGCTCGCCTGATACAAAAGTCAGCAATTATACAGATTGGACTGTAACAGCCAATTGGGCGGCTAACGGACAAAGCATGCAAGCGACTTTTGGAGAAGGTCTGCCTTTTGTCTATGTGACTAAAACAGGAGGCAATGCTCAAATCAATCTTTCAAGCTCTCCTAGTATATGGTACAACAACAACGGAGTAGTTGGCGTAACTGTTAATGGACATCAATATGGAATCTTCGCCCCATCCGGCTCAAGCTGGACGGTGAGCGGTAACACTTTGCAGTCCAATTTAAATGGGAAAAACTACTATTCGGTCGCTGTTCTACCAGATAAACAAGCTTCAACTTTGGAATTTTTCCGCCAGCATGCTTATGCTTTTGTCACCAATACGCAAGTATCTTGGAACTACGATCAAGCGCAGGCTTTGATGAAAGCGACTTATGCGGTCCAAACAACTTTGCAAGAAACGGGACCTAATAATTCGAATGTCAACCGCCCTCTAATTGCCCTTCGCCGCCACCATTGGCTGCACTCAAGCGATCCGGTTACCGCTTATACGTACACCTCTCCTCACGGCTTGATGAAAGTCGTGGATGCAGCCCAATTTACCACCAGCATTCCTTTTGCCGGCGTTCTGCCCTTCTTGCCCAATGTTGCCAAAGATGGCGTAGACAGCTATAGCACCAATCAGCTTTATGGCTATATCGATGCGATCTTCAAACAATCGCCGCAAGACAGATGGAACGGAACAAACGCGGGAACGGATACCTATTGGATGGGAAAGGCTTTAGCTAGAATCGCCCATTTGATTCCCATTGCCGATCAAGTTCAGCACACAGCCGCACGCGACCTCTTTCTGGCGGAAGTCAAAACAAGGTTAGAGGCCTGGTTGAGCGGGAAAACCGGACAGCTTTTCTACTACAACCAGACTTGGCACACGCTAATTGGCTATCCAGCCAGCTATGGAAGCGATACGCAATTAAATGACCATCACTTCCATTATGGTTATTTTATCATGGCAGCCGCCATTGTAGCCAATTATGATCCCGCTTGGGCTCAAGTCGGGCAATGGGGCGGAATGGTCGAGATGCTGATTAAAGATGTGGCCAACTGGAACCGAAACGATCAAACGTTTCCTTTCTTGCGCTATTTCGATATCTATGCCGGTCATAGCTGGGCAGCAGGTCCTGCAGCTTTTGCTTCCGATAATAACGAAGAGTCTTCTTCAGAAGAGATCAATTTTATTTCGGCCCTGATCTTATGGGGATCCATTCTTGGAGACCAAACCATTCGCGACCTGGGAATTTATCTCTATACAACGGCAACCACCGCTATTCCGCAATACTGGTTTGACGTCGACAATCAAGTTTTCCCTTCTGATTTCATTCCCATTACTTTGGGAATGGTCTGGTCAGATGGAGGCGCTTATGCCACTTGGTTCGGCGGACCGGCCCAGGCTTTCCATGGCATCAACTTCCTGCCTATCCAGCCAGGGATGCTCTATCTCGGGCAATATCCTGACTACATGAAGGCCAATCAAACTTTCATGTTAAACAATGGAGGCTCTGCCCATCTAGATTATTGGCGCGATATTCATATGAGCATAGAAGCTTTATATGATCCTGCCACGGCCATCAATCAATTCAATCAGAATGTAAACTATGGCCCGGAAGCTGGCGATAGCAAAGCGCATACGTATCACTGGCTGCACAATATTGACCAATTGGGCAGAGTCGATACAAGTGTGACGGCAAATATTCCCACTTATGCTGTCTTCAACAAGAATGGCGTACGCAACCACGTTGCTTACAACCCCAATAATGCTGCCGTCACGGTGACTTTCTCAGATGGCGTCCAGCTGAATGTTCCGGCTCATGCCATTGCGGCTTCAAATCAGACACCTACTCCCCCGCCTCAGCATCAATTTACTGATCAGCTGGCCGATGGAGGAGAAGTGACCTTCTCTTTTAAACCTAATTGGCCGACTCAGTATGTCAAACTGAATTATGCCATCAATAATGGCACGGCCAATACTGCCAACATGGTCAATCAAAATGGCATTTGGCAATACACCGTCGTTGGCCTTAATAATGGAGATACGGTCAATTATTATTATACCTATGAAGACAATGGCAAGGCCGCCAATAGCCAGCCAAGCCAGCATGTCTATAAATGTGGAGACAGCCCTAACCCCCCTCCGCCTAATCCCAATGTCATTGATTCGACCAATGACTTTACGGCGACGGTTGTTCCAGGAACAAATAGCTTGCAGATCTCTTTTCAATCTAAAGTGCAGTCCCATTTCGTGGATTTGCACTACATTGTCAATAATGGGGCGCCCATGAACGTGCGCATGCAAAATAACAATAATACCTGGACCTATACCATTACGCCTTTAACGGACGGGGCGACCATTACGTTGATGTTCACTTATGACAACATCAATTACTCCGCTACCAATACAAAATGGTATAACTATCTATTCCATCCGGCAACTGCGGCGAAGCTGATTGCAGACAACGCAGAAGCTGAGGAAACGCACATCCCCACTGAAAAATTTTATTTTCAAAAAGGATTAGATCTCCTAGATGACCAGTTTGCCAAGTTCTGGTTTATTCCTTCGCAGGAAACCCAAGCCGTTCATGTGCACTATCAATTAGAAGATGGCACGCTTTGCCATGGCAGAATGAATCCCTGCGGCGAGCAATGGGAATTCGTCAGACCGATTGCTGCCGAATCCGTTGTGGACTATTCTTTTTCCTACGAGAAGAAAGGCCTCATGCACGAGGCGCCTTCAAGTGCAACGCTTGATTAA
- a CDS encoding Ku protein, whose product MRALWSGALSFGLINIPVRLYSATQDHGLNFDMLHKKDLSPIRYARICKSDGKEVPYEDIVKGYEYQKGDYVVLVDEDFKRANIKKTKTIDMVDFTDEKEIDPIYYEKPYFLEPGKGADKAYVLLREALKKSKKIGLAKFVLHNREHMAVIKPHDNILILNQLRYKSELKDAGQLHIPEKESASNKEVVMALKLIEQLTTHFHPEQYHDTYTEELKSIIEDKAKGRKPRTKGHEPKITDVKDIMTMLKESLEGHHRKTA is encoded by the coding sequence ATGCGCGCTCTTTGGTCCGGTGCTTTGAGCTTTGGGCTGATTAATATTCCCGTTCGCCTCTACAGCGCTACACAAGATCATGGATTGAATTTTGATATGCTGCATAAAAAAGATCTTTCTCCTATTCGTTATGCGAGGATCTGCAAATCCGATGGAAAAGAAGTCCCTTATGAGGACATCGTTAAAGGGTATGAATACCAAAAGGGCGATTATGTTGTCTTAGTCGATGAAGATTTTAAACGCGCAAATATAAAAAAAACAAAAACCATTGATATGGTTGATTTTACCGATGAGAAAGAGATTGATCCCATTTATTATGAAAAGCCTTATTTCCTAGAACCCGGCAAGGGAGCGGATAAGGCGTATGTGCTTTTGCGCGAAGCGCTCAAAAAATCTAAAAAAATCGGCTTAGCTAAATTTGTCCTGCATAACCGCGAGCATATGGCGGTCATCAAGCCCCATGACAATATTTTGATTTTGAATCAGCTGCGATACAAGAGTGAATTAAAAGACGCCGGCCAGCTTCATATTCCTGAAAAAGAATCAGCCTCAAATAAAGAAGTCGTCATGGCGCTTAAGTTAATCGAGCAGCTGACGACCCATTTTCATCCGGAGCAATACCACGACACCTATACAGAAGAGCTCAAATCTATTATAGAAGACAAGGCAAAGGGAAGAAAGCCGCGCACCAAAGGGCATGAGCCGAAGATTACCGACGTAAAAGACATTATGACCATGCTCAAGGAAAGCTTGGAAGGCCACCATCGCAAAACGGCCTAG